The proteins below are encoded in one region of Myxococcales bacterium:
- the typA gene encoding translational GTPase TypA: protein MTKNLRNIAIIAHVDHGKTTLVDAMLRQSGVFRDNEQVQDRVMDSGDLERERGITILAKIASLQWEGTTINIIDTPGHADFGGEVERTLRMADGALLLVDASEGPLPQTRFVLGKAIELGMPILVVINKIDRPDARPDEVVNEAFDLFCELQASEEQTDFPILYAIGKDGLAKRELSDESSDLRPLFEAILKYVPQPTDNPDDALQMLVHNIEYDEYVGRLAIGRVRRGKIKTGQQVVCLGEKKTKQAKVAQVYHYKGMARIKVDQAVAGDIVAVAGLDEVEIGDTLSDVDRPEALKRIEVEEPTIRVRFLVNDSPMVGKSGKWVTSRHLRERLFKEANRNMALRVEETATPDEFIVFGRGELMLAVLAETMRREGYEFALGMPEVVVREIDGQESEPVEIAVVDVPEDYVGAVTTSFGERKGQMVKMHSLGSGRTRMEFRVPSRGLIGYRSIFLTETRGTGLLNTIVDGWQPYAGPMLRRNTGALVADRGGKSTPYALFNLQPRGQLCIGSGTDVYEGMIVGENARPNDMDVNVTKEKKLTNIRAAGRDDNVLLSPHRIHTIDTAMEFIDQDELVEITPDALRLRKRILAANKRPKRRET, encoded by the coding sequence ATGACTAAGAATTTACGCAATATCGCTATTATCGCCCACGTTGATCATGGAAAAACGACTCTGGTCGATGCCATGCTCAGACAATCCGGTGTTTTCCGCGACAACGAACAGGTCCAGGACCGTGTCATGGATTCAGGGGATCTAGAGCGTGAGCGTGGGATTACCATTCTGGCAAAGATTGCCTCACTGCAATGGGAAGGCACGACGATTAATATCATCGATACCCCAGGGCACGCCGACTTTGGTGGCGAAGTGGAACGTACGCTTCGCATGGCGGATGGCGCTTTGCTTTTAGTCGATGCTTCAGAAGGACCATTGCCCCAGACGCGGTTCGTGCTTGGCAAGGCTATTGAGTTGGGTATGCCTATTTTGGTAGTGATCAATAAAATTGATCGTCCTGATGCACGGCCTGATGAAGTTGTTAACGAAGCGTTTGATCTGTTTTGTGAGCTGCAAGCAAGTGAAGAGCAAACCGACTTTCCAATTCTGTATGCAATTGGAAAAGACGGACTCGCGAAACGGGAGCTAAGTGACGAGAGCAGTGATCTAAGGCCACTGTTTGAAGCAATTTTAAAGTATGTGCCTCAGCCTACAGACAATCCAGACGATGCTCTTCAAATGCTTGTTCATAATATTGAATATGATGAGTACGTCGGTCGTTTGGCAATTGGACGCGTGCGTCGCGGCAAAATAAAAACCGGACAGCAAGTTGTGTGTCTTGGCGAAAAGAAGACAAAGCAAGCGAAAGTTGCCCAGGTTTACCACTACAAGGGTATGGCGCGAATCAAGGTAGACCAAGCCGTAGCAGGTGACATTGTTGCCGTAGCTGGCCTCGATGAGGTTGAGATAGGCGATACCTTGTCTGATGTAGATCGTCCGGAGGCTCTCAAGCGTATTGAAGTCGAAGAGCCGACGATTCGTGTGCGTTTTTTGGTGAATGATTCTCCAATGGTCGGTAAATCCGGCAAGTGGGTGACCTCTCGTCATTTGCGGGAAAGGCTCTTTAAAGAAGCCAATCGCAACATGGCGTTGCGCGTGGAAGAAACCGCAACTCCCGATGAGTTTATTGTGTTTGGCCGAGGCGAGCTTATGTTGGCCGTGTTGGCGGAGACCATGCGCCGAGAAGGGTATGAGTTTGCGCTCGGTATGCCAGAAGTTGTCGTACGTGAGATTGACGGACAAGAAAGTGAACCCGTTGAGATTGCGGTGGTCGACGTCCCTGAGGACTACGTCGGCGCGGTAACGACGAGTTTTGGTGAGCGCAAAGGTCAAATGGTCAAGATGCACTCGCTTGGAAGTGGGCGTACACGTATGGAGTTTCGTGTTCCTTCACGTGGACTGATTGGTTATCGTTCGATATTCCTTACCGAGACACGAGGTACCGGCTTGCTTAACACTATCGTGGATGGTTGGCAGCCTTATGCTGGACCGATGCTGCGTCGAAATACGGGAGCGTTGGTAGCGGATCGTGGCGGTAAATCAACACCCTATGCTTTGTTTAACTTGCAACCTCGCGGGCAACTTTGCATTGGTTCGGGGACCGATGTCTATGAGGGCATGATTGTTGGGGAAAACGCACGTCCGAACGATATGGATGTTAACGTGACCAAAGAAAAGAAGCTCACCAACATTCGCGCTGCAGGTCGAGATGACAACGTTTTACTGAGTCCCCATCGTATTCACACGATAGATACGGCGATGGAGTTTATCGACCAGGACGAACTTGTCGAAATCACGCCAGATGCGCTCCGGCTGCGCAAGCGAATCCTAGCGGCTAACAAACGTCCTAAACGCCGCGAAACATAA
- a CDS encoding tetratricopeptide repeat protein yields the protein MSILCLCSSAQAQRNRSRSKAPKDRERALVLFERSEKLYQDGKFTEAAVLLKEAYDLEKEAILLYNLARALESAGKLEEAITAYEQYIQEGKPGEREKGSIESRVQNLKTRINEEQRIRKERDEAQKRQEEAERRLLEERSTGSNQPTDTRLSPWPWVIAAVGVVGLGAGGVLAIMSANKHDDAKNETVQQTALDLQNQSEDLNSAAIAAFIAGGVITAAGVTWGIIDIVGKSSPSTDESDGETEEGAQGGPDEPTASIRILPGSISLSGTF from the coding sequence TTGAGCATCTTGTGCCTCTGCTCTTCGGCGCAAGCACAACGTAACCGTTCACGATCAAAAGCACCAAAAGATCGTGAACGAGCTCTAGTTCTTTTTGAACGTAGCGAAAAACTCTACCAAGATGGAAAGTTCACTGAAGCCGCAGTGTTGCTCAAAGAAGCTTACGACCTCGAAAAAGAAGCTATCCTTCTTTACAACTTAGCGCGTGCCCTTGAATCAGCCGGCAAGCTAGAAGAAGCCATCACAGCCTACGAGCAATATATTCAAGAAGGCAAACCCGGCGAACGAGAAAAAGGTTCCATTGAATCGCGTGTACAAAACCTAAAAACCCGCATTAACGAAGAACAGCGCATACGAAAAGAACGCGACGAAGCCCAAAAAAGACAAGAGGAAGCAGAAAGAAGACTGCTCGAAGAGCGCAGTACTGGCTCCAATCAACCCACGGACACACGCTTAAGCCCTTGGCCGTGGGTCATTGCCGCCGTCGGTGTTGTGGGCCTCGGTGCGGGTGGTGTTTTGGCCATCATGTCGGCCAACAAGCACGATGATGCAAAGAACGAAACGGTCCAACAAACTGCCCTCGATCTTCAAAACCAGTCTGAAGATCTAAACTCGGCAGCGATTGCCGCGTTCATTGCAGGCGGCGTCATCACGGCGGCAGGCGTAACCTGGGGCATCATTGATATCGTGGGCAAGTCATCACCGTCAACCGATGAAAGCGACGGCGAGACAGAAGAAGGCGCTCAAGGAGGCCCTGACGAGCCCACAGCCTCCATTCGGATACTTCCTGGAAGCATTAGCTTGTCAGGTACCTTCTAG
- a CDS encoding OmpA family protein, translating to MWGFQSSYYQYICAAVIFAAAGCGANYHGKTTASLNLESQHEAEAPVLSAHLEKENIILKEPINFASSSDTILEDSYPILDDVSTILKKHDEISLVHIEGHTDTRGGSFYNKKLSEKRALSVAQYLGEKGVKQRLQTHGFGEEQIVCRQDTLSCHAQNRRVEFRVEKH from the coding sequence ATGTGGGGATTTCAAAGCAGTTATTATCAATACATCTGTGCTGCGGTAATTTTTGCCGCTGCAGGTTGCGGCGCGAACTATCACGGAAAAACCACTGCTAGCTTAAATTTAGAAAGCCAGCACGAGGCCGAAGCTCCGGTGCTAAGTGCTCATCTAGAAAAAGAAAACATCATTCTTAAGGAACCCATCAACTTCGCATCCTCGAGCGATACAATCCTGGAAGACAGCTACCCAATCTTGGATGATGTAAGCACGATATTGAAGAAACATGACGAAATTAGTTTGGTCCACATTGAGGGGCACACAGACACTCGAGGTGGGAGTTTCTACAACAAAAAACTTTCCGAAAAACGAGCTCTGTCTGTAGCGCAGTACCTTGGTGAAAAGGGCGTTAAGCAACGATTGCAAACCCACGGCTTTGGTGAAGAACAAATCGTGTGCCGGCAGGACACTCTAAGCTGCCACGCCCAAAATCGACGAGTCGAATTCCGAGTCGAAAAACACTAG
- the mutH gene encoding DNA mismatch repair endonuclease MutH: MLYPDRAKLLDRAQQMVGMRVGEIAERSDMSVPKLRDQQLKGMVGSVIERFLGVEAGNAPHADFPELGVELKTIPVNAAAKPTESTFVATAPLDLLTEQEWQHCSVWKKLQCVLWVPIEADKSIPLVQRRVGRVFLWEPSEEQAALLRDDWEDIMGQMILEGAGSVSAHLGKALQLRPKGTNAAARRVATDVHDAPTRLAPRAFYLRTSFTKQLINTHI; the protein is encoded by the coding sequence ATGCTCTATCCTGATCGCGCCAAGTTGCTCGACCGTGCCCAGCAGATGGTGGGCATGCGTGTAGGTGAAATTGCTGAAAGAAGCGATATGTCGGTTCCGAAGCTTCGGGATCAACAACTCAAGGGCATGGTTGGTAGTGTGATTGAACGGTTTTTAGGTGTAGAGGCGGGTAACGCGCCGCACGCTGATTTTCCAGAGCTCGGTGTTGAGCTTAAGACTATTCCTGTCAATGCGGCTGCCAAGCCAACGGAGTCCACTTTTGTTGCGACGGCTCCGCTTGATCTGTTGACTGAACAAGAGTGGCAGCACTGTAGCGTGTGGAAGAAGCTTCAATGCGTGCTTTGGGTTCCAATTGAGGCCGACAAAAGTATTCCCCTCGTGCAGCGTCGTGTCGGTCGGGTGTTTTTATGGGAGCCGAGCGAGGAGCAAGCTGCGCTCTTGCGTGACGATTGGGAAGATATCATGGGTCAGATGATCCTTGAAGGCGCAGGCTCTGTTTCGGCCCATTTAGGAAAAGCACTTCAACTGCGCCCCAAAGGAACCAATGCTGCCGCTCGACGCGTAGCAACGGATGTTCACGATGCGCCCACTCGTTTAGCTCCCCGAGCTTTCTACCTCCGTACTTCCTTTACGAAACAGCTCATCAACACTCACATCTAA
- a CDS encoding acyl-CoA thioesterase → MSADKQFKHKVRVGYVDTDQGGVVHHTAYVRYLEAARIEYLRAFGVSYKEFEIDAKLALPVVEARVRYRRPAYFDDELEIQIWVGEFSKARLRFDSKIYRGDELLNEGEITLACVRTDTGRPTSMPQIIIDACSN, encoded by the coding sequence GTGAGTGCCGACAAACAGTTTAAGCATAAAGTACGTGTCGGCTACGTTGATACCGATCAAGGCGGCGTCGTTCACCACACAGCCTATGTGCGCTACCTCGAAGCGGCTCGTATCGAGTATCTAAGAGCCTTTGGTGTCTCCTACAAAGAGTTTGAAATCGACGCAAAACTCGCCCTACCCGTCGTCGAAGCACGTGTACGCTACAGGCGACCTGCGTATTTCGATGATGAACTTGAAATCCAAATCTGGGTCGGCGAGTTCAGCAAAGCGCGTTTGCGTTTCGACAGCAAGATTTACCGTGGAGACGAGCTCTTAAACGAGGGCGAGATCACCTTAGCCTGCGTTCGTACCGACACCGGCCGCCCCACTAGCATGCCCCAAATCATCATCGACGCCTGCTCCAATTGA
- a CDS encoding acyl carrier protein, producing the protein MSDLQQTNKLKEEIRSIIAEVSEIDEIPDETPFQELGIDSMMAIEIVAEVERKYKISVPEQELQQITNLQNVFELVQTKL; encoded by the coding sequence ATGTCAGACCTTCAACAAACAAACAAACTCAAAGAAGAGATTCGCTCGATTATTGCTGAGGTAAGCGAAATCGACGAAATCCCTGATGAGACTCCTTTTCAGGAGCTTGGCATCGACTCCATGATGGCCATTGAAATCGTGGCTGAAGTGGAACGTAAATACAAAATCTCCGTTCCGGAGCAAGAGCTTCAACAAATCACCAATCTCCAGAATGTCTTCGAATTGGTCCAAACCAAGCTTTAG
- a CDS encoding acyl carrier protein yields the protein MERADLLKLFQKWATEIAEKDFSNIKEESVISDLGIDSLGMLELIGCLERELKIQIPDEKLVGIQTVKQLLELVDERVELSNAS from the coding sequence ATGGAACGTGCAGATCTCTTGAAACTTTTTCAAAAATGGGCAACTGAAATTGCCGAAAAAGACTTTAGCAATATCAAGGAAGAAAGTGTCATTTCCGATCTTGGTATTGATTCGCTTGGCATGCTGGAACTGATTGGCTGCCTAGAACGCGAACTGAAAATACAGATTCCCGACGAGAAATTAGTGGGGATTCAAACGGTTAAGCAACTTCTTGAGTTGGTAGACGAACGTGTGGAGCTAAGCAACGCTTCCTGA
- a CDS encoding fatty acyl-AMP ligase — protein MEHAQSLLDCIERLPKDPKRGFRFIDALGEERFYSYRDLEKEAKHRAAVLYQKGLKKGDRLALVIPDGHEFVLSFLGAVAGGIIPVPIFPRATFKAIESYHDTVAHILQASTATMLLSTEAMKPYLEPVLKHDVKVSEIATVDLFEKSDVAAIECPALGPEDLCFLQFTSGSTSKPKGVMVSHGNLLANARAFLGPHGLDRRKDDLAVSWLPLYHDMGLIGFILGTLVMDIPVVIFPTASFARNPRLWLETINKHKATLTFAPNFAYALVAKRVRDADLSKWDLSSIRVSGCGAEPINATTLRAFADRLKPAGFNANAFLPYGMAEATLAITFSPQGQGMKTDRVDAKALQQGKAAPATDATETTLELVSCGKAFPEHELAIVDEQGNKLAERQVGEIITQGPSITKGYYQNPEASAESWKKGWLHTGDLGYIAEGNLFICGRSKDLIIINGANHYPQDLEWQVDSLPGVRRNNVVAFSSIIDGEERLVMVAEGNSGDAASLRHDIASRITETTGLKVHKVAIVPVGTLPKTSSGKAQRRKTKQLFEKNVLPEHL, from the coding sequence ATGGAGCACGCCCAATCCCTTCTAGACTGCATTGAACGCCTTCCAAAGGACCCTAAACGAGGTTTTCGTTTCATTGACGCCCTCGGCGAGGAGCGTTTTTACTCCTACCGCGATCTTGAAAAGGAAGCCAAACACCGAGCCGCCGTTCTTTATCAAAAAGGTTTAAAAAAAGGTGACCGATTAGCGCTGGTTATCCCGGATGGCCACGAGTTTGTGCTCAGCTTTCTTGGTGCGGTTGCCGGCGGCATTATTCCGGTGCCCATCTTTCCGCGAGCTACCTTCAAAGCCATTGAAAGCTACCACGACACAGTAGCTCACATCCTCCAAGCAAGCACGGCAACGATGCTTCTAAGTACCGAGGCGATGAAACCCTATCTTGAGCCAGTGCTAAAGCACGACGTTAAGGTAAGCGAAATCGCCACTGTCGACCTATTTGAAAAAAGCGACGTCGCCGCCATCGAATGTCCCGCGCTTGGTCCCGAGGATTTGTGCTTTTTGCAATTTACCTCCGGCAGCACTTCAAAGCCCAAAGGGGTCATGGTCAGCCATGGAAATCTACTCGCCAACGCTCGCGCATTTCTAGGACCCCATGGACTTGATCGCCGCAAAGATGATTTGGCTGTAAGTTGGCTGCCGCTCTACCACGACATGGGCCTTATTGGTTTCATTTTGGGTACGCTTGTCATGGATATTCCCGTAGTCATCTTTCCAACAGCAAGTTTTGCCCGCAATCCCCGTCTGTGGCTTGAGACCATCAACAAACACAAAGCAACACTCACTTTTGCGCCAAACTTCGCCTATGCCTTAGTCGCCAAACGCGTGCGCGATGCGGACCTTTCCAAATGGGATCTAAGCAGCATTCGTGTGTCTGGATGCGGCGCCGAACCCATCAACGCAACCACGCTTCGCGCCTTTGCCGACCGCCTTAAGCCAGCAGGCTTTAACGCAAATGCCTTCCTCCCCTATGGCATGGCCGAAGCGACCCTTGCTATTACCTTTAGTCCACAAGGACAAGGGATGAAGACCGATCGTGTCGATGCTAAAGCTCTGCAACAAGGCAAGGCTGCGCCAGCTACAGACGCCACCGAAACAACACTTGAACTTGTCTCATGCGGAAAAGCTTTTCCAGAACATGAACTCGCTATCGTCGATGAACAAGGCAACAAGCTTGCTGAACGCCAAGTAGGTGAGATCATCACCCAAGGACCAAGTATCACCAAAGGTTACTACCAAAACCCGGAAGCCAGCGCCGAGAGCTGGAAGAAGGGATGGCTTCATACCGGCGACCTTGGTTATATCGCTGAAGGCAATCTTTTCATCTGCGGTCGCAGCAAAGATCTCATCATCATTAACGGCGCAAACCACTACCCGCAGGATCTGGAATGGCAAGTCGACAGCCTTCCGGGCGTGAGACGTAACAACGTCGTAGCCTTTAGCTCTATCATCGATGGCGAGGAGCGGCTCGTCATGGTCGCTGAAGGCAACTCCGGGGATGCCGCATCGCTGCGACATGATATTGCCTCACGAATCACCGAGACCACCGGTCTAAAAGTGCATAAAGTGGCCATTGTGCCCGTCGGCACCCTTCCCAAGACCTCGAGCGGCAAAGCGCAGCGCCGTAAGACCAAGCAATTATTCGAGAAAAACGTACTACCTGAACATCTGTAA